Proteins from a genomic interval of Diaminobutyricimonas aerilata:
- the aceE gene encoding pyruvate dehydrogenase (acetyl-transferring), homodimeric type, protein MTVNDQDPYSVNSTDMDPEETAEWQESLDALVAERGHERAREIMLSLLKRSKQLHLGVPMVPTTDYVNTIAPEDEPQFPGNEELERRYRAWIRWNAAITVHRSQRPGIAVGGHISTYASSAALYEVGHNWFFRGQNAPGGGDQVFYQGHASPGMYARAFLEGRLSTEQLDGFRQEKSHPNGGLSSYPHPRLMPDFWQFPTVSMGLGPINAIYQAQSNRYLSNRGIKDATDQQVWAFLGDGEMDEVESRGALQWAANENLDNLNFVINCNLQRLDGPVRGNGKIIQELESFFRGAGWNVIKVVWGREWDELLARDTEGALVDLMNRTPDGDYQTYKAESGAYVRENFFGRDPRTLELVKDYSDEQLWNLKRGGHDYRKVYAAFKAASEHKGQPTVILAKTVKGYGLGPSFEGRNATHQMKKLTLDNLKQFRDEMRIPITDAQLEENPYLPPYYHPGENDEAIQYLQERRRELGGYVPERRSRFTQISLPEPTTYDIVKKGSGKQEVATTMAFARLLKDLLRSKDFGHRIVPIIPDEARTFGMDAYFPTSKIYNPNGQTYTSVDRELLLAYKESPQGQIVHVGINEAGAFAAFTAAGTAYATQGEPLIPVYVFYSMFGFQRTGDAMWAAGDQMARGFIIGATAGRTTLTGEGLQHADGHSPLLASTNPAVVTYDPAFGYEIGHIVRAGIERMYGGQHPDPNVMYYITVYNEPLVQPAEPENLDVDGLLRGIYKLRNPITEGPRAQLLASGVGVPWAFEAQELLANDWGVAAEVWSVTSWNELRRDGVAADHHNFMNPDAEQAVPYVTAKLNGHEGPFIAVSDFMNAVPDQIRAWVPGDYYTLGADGFGFSDTRPAARRFFTIDGPSIVVRTLQGLARQGKIDPAVVRQAIEKYRLHDVTAGTTGSAGGES, encoded by the coding sequence GTGACGGTGAACGACCAGGACCCGTACTCGGTGAACAGCACCGACATGGACCCGGAAGAGACCGCGGAGTGGCAGGAGTCGCTCGACGCGCTCGTCGCCGAACGTGGCCACGAGCGGGCGCGCGAGATCATGCTCAGCCTGCTGAAGCGCTCGAAGCAGCTGCACCTCGGTGTGCCCATGGTTCCCACCACGGACTACGTCAACACGATCGCGCCCGAGGACGAGCCGCAGTTCCCCGGTAACGAGGAGCTCGAGCGCCGATACCGCGCGTGGATCCGCTGGAACGCCGCCATCACGGTGCACCGCTCACAGCGGCCCGGGATCGCCGTCGGCGGTCACATCTCCACCTACGCCTCCTCCGCCGCCCTCTACGAGGTCGGCCACAACTGGTTCTTCCGCGGTCAGAACGCCCCCGGCGGCGGTGACCAGGTCTTCTACCAGGGCCACGCCTCCCCCGGCATGTACGCCCGCGCCTTCCTCGAGGGCCGGCTGAGCACCGAGCAGCTCGACGGGTTCCGCCAGGAGAAGTCGCACCCCAACGGTGGGCTGAGCTCCTACCCGCACCCGCGTCTCATGCCGGACTTCTGGCAGTTCCCCACGGTCTCGATGGGTCTCGGACCGATCAACGCGATCTACCAGGCGCAGAGCAACCGCTACCTCAGCAACCGTGGGATCAAGGACGCGACCGACCAGCAGGTCTGGGCGTTCCTCGGCGACGGCGAGATGGACGAGGTCGAGAGCCGCGGAGCCCTGCAGTGGGCCGCCAACGAGAACCTCGACAACCTGAACTTCGTCATCAACTGCAACCTGCAGCGACTCGACGGTCCCGTGCGCGGCAACGGCAAGATCATCCAGGAGCTCGAGAGCTTCTTCCGCGGTGCCGGCTGGAACGTCATCAAGGTCGTCTGGGGCCGCGAGTGGGATGAACTGCTCGCCCGAGACACCGAGGGCGCGCTCGTCGACCTGATGAACCGCACGCCGGACGGCGACTACCAGACCTACAAGGCGGAGTCGGGCGCCTACGTGCGCGAGAACTTCTTCGGTCGCGACCCCCGCACGCTCGAGCTCGTCAAGGATTACAGCGACGAGCAGCTCTGGAACCTCAAGCGTGGCGGACACGACTACCGCAAGGTCTACGCGGCGTTCAAGGCGGCGAGCGAGCACAAGGGCCAGCCGACGGTCATCCTCGCCAAGACGGTCAAGGGCTACGGCCTCGGCCCGAGCTTCGAGGGGCGCAACGCGACCCATCAGATGAAGAAGCTCACGCTCGACAACCTCAAGCAGTTCCGTGACGAGATGCGCATCCCGATCACGGATGCCCAGCTCGAGGAGAACCCGTACCTGCCGCCGTACTACCACCCCGGTGAGAACGACGAGGCGATCCAGTACCTGCAGGAGCGCCGCCGCGAGCTCGGCGGCTACGTGCCGGAGCGCCGCTCGCGGTTCACGCAGATCTCGCTCCCCGAACCGACGACGTACGACATCGTCAAGAAGGGCTCCGGCAAGCAGGAGGTCGCCACGACGATGGCGTTCGCCCGCCTGCTGAAGGACCTGCTGCGCTCGAAGGACTTCGGCCACCGCATCGTGCCGATCATCCCCGACGAGGCGCGCACGTTCGGCATGGACGCGTACTTCCCGACGTCGAAGATCTACAACCCGAACGGGCAGACCTACACGAGCGTCGACCGCGAACTGCTGCTCGCCTACAAGGAGAGCCCGCAGGGCCAGATCGTGCACGTCGGCATCAACGAGGCCGGTGCGTTCGCCGCCTTCACCGCCGCGGGCACCGCCTATGCCACGCAGGGTGAGCCGCTCATCCCGGTGTACGTCTTCTACTCGATGTTCGGCTTCCAGCGCACCGGCGACGCCATGTGGGCGGCGGGTGACCAGATGGCCCGCGGCTTCATCATCGGCGCGACCGCGGGACGCACGACGCTGACCGGCGAGGGCCTCCAGCACGCCGACGGCCACTCGCCGCTGCTCGCCTCGACGAACCCGGCCGTCGTGACCTACGACCCGGCGTTCGGCTACGAGATCGGGCACATCGTGCGCGCCGGCATCGAGCGGATGTACGGGGGACAGCACCCCGACCCGAACGTCATGTACTACATCACGGTCTACAACGAGCCGCTCGTGCAGCCGGCCGAGCCCGAGAACCTCGACGTCGACGGGCTGCTGCGCGGCATCTACAAGCTGCGCAACCCCATCACCGAGGGTCCGCGTGCTCAGCTGCTCGCCTCGGGTGTGGGCGTGCCGTGGGCGTTCGAGGCGCAGGAGCTGCTCGCGAACGACTGGGGCGTGGCCGCCGAGGTGTGGAGCGTCACGTCGTGGAACGAGCTGCGTCGCGACGGTGTCGCAGCGGACCACCACAACTTCATGAACCCGGACGCCGAGCAGGCTGTGCCGTACGTCACGGCGAAGCTCAACGGCCACGAGGGTCCGTTCATCGCGGTGTCGGACTTCATGAACGCGGTGCCCGATCAGATCCGCGCGTGGGTTCCGGGCGACTACTACACGCTCGGCGCCGACGGCTTCGGCTTCTCCGACACGCGGCCCGCCGCCCGTCGCTTCTTCACGATCGACGGCCCGTCGATCGTGGTGCGCACGCTGCAGGGTCTCGCTCGTCAGGGCAAGATCGACCCCGCGGTCGTCCGGCAGGCCATCGAGAAGTACCGGCTGCACGATGTCACCGCGGGAACGACCGGATCGGCCGGCGGCGAGAGCTGA
- a CDS encoding peroxiredoxin yields the protein MALENDTRAPDFELPNQYGEHIRLSEFRGRKPVALVFFPLAFSSTCTSELCTLRDNIELFKHSDVELMGISVDSKATLRAWADREGYDFTLLADFWPHGAVAKEYGVFLDHKGFANRATFVIDAQGMIRASFITQPGEARSIEAYQAAIRDVVGVPA from the coding sequence ATGGCTCTGGAGAACGACACCCGGGCTCCCGACTTCGAGCTGCCCAATCAGTACGGCGAGCACATCCGCCTCTCGGAGTTCCGCGGACGCAAGCCGGTGGCTCTCGTCTTCTTCCCGCTCGCGTTCTCGAGCACCTGCACGAGCGAGCTGTGCACGCTGCGCGACAACATCGAGCTCTTCAAGCACAGCGACGTGGAGCTCATGGGCATCTCCGTCGACTCGAAGGCCACCTTGCGGGCGTGGGCCGACCGGGAGGGCTACGACTTCACCCTGCTCGCCGACTTCTGGCCGCACGGGGCCGTCGCGAAGGAGTACGGCGTCTTCCTCGACCACAAGGGCTTCGCGAACCGGGCGACGTTCGTGATCGACGCCCAGGGGATGATCCGGGCGAGCTTCATCACCCAGCCCGGCGAGGCGCGCTCGATCGAGGCCTATCAGGCCGCGATCCGCGACGTCGTCGGCGTACCGGCCTGA
- a CDS encoding PspC domain-containing protein yields MSTLIRPRNGRMIAGVCAALANRFGWSVTTVRLLAVLSFLIPGSQLIVYAVLWIVIPSEV; encoded by the coding sequence ATGAGCACCCTCATCAGGCCCAGGAACGGACGCATGATCGCCGGAGTCTGCGCCGCACTCGCCAACCGCTTCGGCTGGAGTGTCACCACGGTCAGACTGCTGGCGGTGCTGAGCTTCCTGATCCCCGGATCCCAGCTGATCGTCTACGCCGTGCTCTGGATCGTCATCCCGTCCGAGGTCTGA
- a CDS encoding NUDIX domain-containing protein has translation MRIRSAAVAILDGRLLVVSRQKAGRHYLVLPGGGVEDGETLRAACRRELLEETGLRGEIGEFIDVPVDPHAPVAYFAVAVDSRAVSLGGPELDRMSPRNRYEPTWVPVEALGTIPLVPTSAVLAVETYLRRRR, from the coding sequence GTGCGAATCAGGTCAGCCGCGGTGGCCATCCTCGACGGCCGACTCCTCGTGGTGTCGCGACAAAAGGCCGGGCGCCACTATCTCGTCCTCCCTGGGGGCGGAGTCGAGGACGGGGAGACGCTTCGCGCTGCGTGCCGGCGTGAACTGCTCGAGGAAACCGGTCTGCGCGGAGAGATCGGCGAATTTATCGACGTTCCCGTGGACCCGCATGCCCCTGTCGCGTACTTCGCCGTGGCGGTCGATTCACGTGCGGTGTCGCTCGGAGGACCGGAGCTGGATCGCATGTCTCCCCGCAACCGCTACGAGCCGACGTGGGTACCCGTCGAAGCTCTCGGGACGATCCCGCTGGTACCGACATCAGCAGTACTCGCCGTCGAGACCTACCTGCGGCGACGTCGCTGA
- a CDS encoding glutathione peroxidase, translated as MELESIPLTTIRGEATSLAAFTGKVKLVVNVASRCGLAPQYEKLEHLQRTYGDRGFTVLGFPSNQFLQELATEEAIEEYCSATWGVTFPMFEKVKVNGRHQHPLYAELTKTPDADGKAGKVKWNFEKFVITPDGAIHRFRPATEPDAPEIVGLIEASLPA; from the coding sequence ATGGAACTCGAATCGATCCCCCTCACCACCATCCGCGGCGAGGCGACCTCGCTCGCCGCCTTCACGGGCAAGGTCAAGCTCGTGGTCAACGTCGCGTCCCGCTGCGGTCTCGCTCCGCAGTACGAGAAGCTCGAGCACCTGCAGCGCACCTACGGCGACCGCGGATTCACGGTGCTCGGCTTCCCGAGCAACCAGTTCCTTCAGGAGCTCGCGACCGAAGAGGCGATCGAGGAGTACTGCTCGGCGACGTGGGGGGTGACGTTCCCGATGTTCGAGAAGGTGAAGGTCAACGGGCGGCACCAGCATCCGCTCTATGCGGAACTCACGAAGACACCGGATGCGGACGGCAAGGCCGGCAAGGTCAAGTGGAACTTCGAGAAGTTCGTGATCACCCCCGACGGCGCGATCCACCGCTTCCGACCGGCCACGGAGCCGGACGCCCCCGAGATCGTCGGACTCATCGAGGCGTCACTGCCCGCCTGA
- a CDS encoding carbohydrate ABC transporter permease, giving the protein MSTAASRPAPSAFSGRAADLLVAAFVLLIVVLQLVPFYVAITTSLKAKTDLSPQWSLPTTNLVWSNFVQAVTDGGILRAMGNSVLVAGVSTLFVCLLGAIAAYPLARRRSRFNSGILAVNVGLMMVPALSILVPLYSMLADMRALNTYWGVILVMIATNLPLAIFLYSSFMRSLPVSVEEAARIDGANLFQTLAYVVIPMLKPVTATVGIITGVGVWNEYALSGYILSTPETQTIAPAIASFFSIQSSNLPAATAASLIAVVPVVVAYLFLQKYFVRGLVGAEKG; this is encoded by the coding sequence ATGAGTACGGCCGCCTCGCGCCCGGCGCCGTCCGCGTTCTCGGGACGCGCCGCGGATCTGCTCGTCGCCGCGTTCGTGCTCCTGATCGTGGTGCTCCAGCTCGTGCCGTTCTACGTGGCGATCACGACCTCCCTCAAGGCGAAGACCGACCTCTCCCCGCAGTGGAGTCTTCCGACGACGAACCTCGTGTGGAGCAACTTCGTGCAGGCCGTCACCGACGGCGGCATCCTGCGGGCGATGGGCAATTCCGTTCTCGTCGCCGGGGTGTCGACGCTGTTCGTGTGCCTGCTCGGGGCGATCGCGGCGTACCCGCTCGCGCGGCGCCGCTCGCGCTTCAACTCGGGGATCCTCGCCGTGAACGTCGGGCTCATGATGGTGCCCGCGCTCAGCATCCTGGTGCCGCTGTACTCGATGCTCGCCGACATGCGCGCGCTCAACACCTACTGGGGCGTCATCCTCGTGATGATCGCGACGAACCTGCCGCTGGCGATCTTCCTCTACAGCTCGTTCATGCGATCGTTGCCGGTCTCGGTCGAGGAGGCGGCGCGGATCGACGGTGCGAACCTCTTCCAGACGCTCGCCTACGTCGTCATCCCGATGCTCAAGCCGGTCACGGCGACCGTCGGGATCATCACCGGCGTCGGCGTGTGGAACGAGTACGCGCTCTCGGGCTACATCCTCTCCACACCCGAGACGCAGACGATCGCACCGGCGATCGCGTCGTTCTTCTCCATCCAGTCGAGCAACCTCCCGGCCGCGACGGCGGCCTCACTCATCGCCGTCGTGCCCGTCGTGGTGGCCTACCTCTTCCTGCAGAAGTACTTCGTGCGCGGGCTGGTCGGGGCCGAGAAGGGATGA
- a CDS encoding carbohydrate ABC transporter permease: MTVRAVEQQTALGSRRTHRRASRFRGASINLLYLPALVLFAVFTVYPLISGVALSFTDWDGYSPQRAWVAAENYVRLLTDDTFRSVLGNTFIYGIGSTAIQQVIGLGLALALDRRLRGRNVARAIIYLPVLVSPIVMGTFYYLLFQYDNGALNDLVVALGGQRQAWLSTAAGGITTIVLVNSVQFVGTSMIIYLAGLQAIAPEYTEAAMLDGANAWQRFWSVTLPLLQPAFATSVILNLIGGLKLFDVIQVLTGGGPGTSTSSVSTLIGTTYFANQAAGYSAAMGVALFAIIAVLTVIANAALNRRRLEQQ; encoded by the coding sequence GTGACGGTCCGTGCCGTCGAGCAGCAGACCGCTCTCGGATCGCGGCGCACGCACCGGCGTGCGTCGCGGTTCCGCGGCGCGAGCATCAACCTGCTCTACCTGCCCGCGCTCGTGCTCTTCGCGGTGTTCACGGTCTACCCGCTCATCAGCGGGGTGGCCCTCTCATTCACCGACTGGGACGGGTACAGCCCCCAGCGGGCCTGGGTGGCAGCGGAGAACTACGTGCGCCTGCTCACCGACGACACCTTCCGCTCGGTGCTCGGCAACACGTTCATCTACGGCATCGGCAGCACCGCGATCCAGCAGGTGATCGGCCTCGGACTCGCGCTCGCCCTCGACCGCCGACTGCGCGGGCGCAACGTGGCTCGCGCGATCATCTACCTCCCGGTGCTCGTCTCCCCCATCGTGATGGGCACCTTCTACTACCTGCTCTTCCAATACGACAACGGAGCGCTCAACGACCTCGTCGTCGCACTCGGGGGGCAGCGGCAGGCGTGGCTGAGCACGGCGGCCGGCGGCATCACGACGATCGTCCTGGTCAACTCCGTGCAGTTCGTCGGAACGTCGATGATCATCTACCTCGCCGGACTCCAGGCCATCGCGCCCGAGTACACCGAGGCGGCGATGCTCGACGGAGCCAACGCCTGGCAGCGGTTCTGGTCGGTCACCCTCCCCCTGCTGCAGCCCGCCTTCGCCACGAGCGTCATCCTGAACCTGATCGGCGGCCTGAAGCTCTTCGACGTCATCCAGGTGCTGACCGGCGGCGGACCGGGCACCTCGACGAGCTCGGTGTCGACCCTCATCGGCACGACCTACTTCGCCAATCAGGCCGCCGGCTACTCGGCGGCGATGGGGGTCGCACTCTTCGCCATCATCGCGGTGCTCACCGTGATCGCGAACGCCGCCCTCAACCGTCGTCGATTGGAGCAGCAATGA